One region of Sphingomonas kaistensis genomic DNA includes:
- the bchI gene encoding magnesium chelatase ATPase subunit I encodes MAAFPFSAIVGQDEMKRALLIAAVEPRIGGVMVFGDRGTGKSTAARALAALLPPMKVVAGCRFNCDPAGIKCSHGGNGKIDEVSVPFVDLPLGATEDRVTGSLDIERALVAGEKAFEPGLLARANRGFLYIDEINLLEDHLVDLLLDAAASGENVVERESLSVRHDARFVLVGSGNPEEGELRPQLLDRFGLSVEVRTPQDIGQRIEIMRRCDAAERDAKAFGTKWKRKDRQVLRQIAEGRTLLAQLSVPEATLADAAMLCMAVGADGLRGELTLIRAARALAALEGETAVGRSHLRAVAPMALRHRLRRGVLDETGPTVRIERAMAELWD; translated from the coding sequence ATGGCCGCCTTTCCTTTCTCCGCGATCGTCGGCCAGGACGAGATGAAGCGCGCGCTTCTGATCGCGGCGGTGGAGCCGCGGATCGGCGGGGTGATGGTGTTCGGGGATCGCGGCACGGGCAAGTCGACCGCCGCCCGCGCGCTTGCCGCCCTGCTTCCGCCAATGAAGGTAGTCGCCGGCTGCCGCTTCAACTGCGACCCGGCCGGCATCAAGTGCAGCCACGGCGGCAACGGCAAGATCGACGAGGTGTCGGTCCCCTTCGTCGACCTGCCGCTCGGCGCGACCGAGGACCGGGTGACCGGGTCGCTGGACATCGAACGCGCCCTGGTCGCGGGCGAAAAGGCGTTCGAGCCGGGCCTGCTTGCCCGCGCCAATCGCGGCTTCCTTTACATCGACGAGATCAACCTCCTTGAGGACCATCTCGTCGACCTCCTGCTCGACGCCGCCGCCAGCGGCGAGAACGTGGTCGAACGCGAAAGCCTCAGCGTCCGCCACGACGCCCGCTTCGTGCTGGTCGGCAGCGGCAATCCCGAGGAAGGCGAATTGCGCCCGCAACTGCTCGACCGCTTCGGCCTGTCGGTCGAGGTGCGCACCCCGCAGGATATCGGCCAGCGGATCGAGATCATGCGCCGCTGCGACGCTGCCGAGCGCGACGCCAAGGCCTTCGGCACCAAGTGGAAGCGCAAGGACCGGCAGGTCCTGCGCCAGATCGCCGAGGGACGAACCCTGCTTGCCCAGCTCAGCGTGCCGGAAGCGACGCTGGCCGATGCCGCGATGTTGTGCATGGCGGTCGGCGCCGATGGACTGCGCGGCGAACTGACCCTGATCCGGGCCGCCCGCGCACTTGCCGCGCTGGAGGGCGAGACGGCGGTCGGACGAAGCCACCTTCGGGCGGTCGCACCGATGGCACTGCGCCACCGCCTGCGCCGCGGCGTGCTGGACGAGACCGGGCCGACCGTGCGGATCGAGCGCGCGATGGCCGAGCTGTGGGACTAG
- a CDS encoding TonB-dependent receptor, which yields MPILALPAEIVVTARALPDPAAERLLGVSRIDRDRLEDAGGLGVEQVLREAAGVILFRRSDARSGQPTSQGVTLRALGGNAASRALLVLDGVPQSDPFGGWINWPAYDPAALAAVRIVRGGGSVADGPGALAGTIHLTSAVGEGIAGSVEAGSRSALYGSARAGMALGPGSLLLSGYGGRGEGFVPVEASVRGPADRASPYAYGGGRVRWVGEVAAGLGLEAAVSGFDDRRERGLAFTDNRTRGADASLRLVGRGEWGWSALVYGQRREFESSFASTDRTRTTATRTALQYDVPGRAVGWSAELRPPVGKGTELRLGTDGRRMTGRSDEFGAYSAGQPTRDRSAGGKSAHAGLFAELTWQEGRFTLSGTARMDRWTISDGVLRDRSLVTGTVSEERVPSRRVWRPTARVAAGASVSERVALRTAAYLGWRLPTLNELFRPFRAGTDAVAANPLLTPERLRGAEVGADWRRGGASVSVTAFANRLLDPIANVTLGTGPGTFPAVGFVAAGGSYRQRRNLDRIDVTGLEAAGSWTRGEWTLGGSLSLADARVRATGAAAPLDGLRPAQTSSFGAGASVNWERGGRSAGVQLRHSGRAYEDDLNRLSLPAATTVDAAAAWSLSPRVAMTVRAENLFDARVIAGRTGDGITERATPRSLWLGLRLTR from the coding sequence ATGCCGATCCTTGCTCTCCCAGCCGAAATCGTGGTCACCGCGCGGGCGCTGCCCGATCCGGCGGCTGAGCGCCTGCTGGGGGTCAGCCGGATCGATCGCGACCGGCTGGAGGATGCCGGCGGGCTGGGGGTCGAACAGGTACTTCGTGAGGCGGCGGGGGTGATCCTGTTCCGCCGGTCGGACGCGCGCAGCGGGCAGCCGACCAGTCAGGGCGTGACCCTTCGCGCGCTGGGCGGGAATGCCGCGAGCCGGGCCTTGCTGGTGCTCGACGGCGTGCCGCAGTCGGACCCGTTCGGCGGGTGGATCAACTGGCCCGCCTACGATCCCGCGGCGCTTGCGGCGGTGCGCATCGTGCGTGGCGGCGGAAGCGTCGCCGACGGCCCCGGCGCGCTGGCCGGGACCATCCACCTGACGAGCGCGGTCGGCGAGGGGATTGCGGGGAGCGTCGAGGCCGGCAGCAGGTCGGCCTTGTACGGCAGTGCCCGGGCCGGGATGGCGCTGGGTCCGGGAAGCCTGTTGCTGTCGGGCTATGGCGGGCGGGGCGAAGGCTTCGTCCCCGTCGAGGCGAGCGTGCGCGGACCGGCCGATCGGGCATCGCCTTATGCCTATGGCGGCGGACGGGTTCGCTGGGTCGGCGAGGTCGCCGCGGGGCTCGGGCTGGAGGCCGCGGTGAGCGGTTTCGACGACCGGCGCGAGCGGGGGCTGGCCTTTACCGACAATCGCACAAGGGGCGCCGATGCTTCGCTGCGGCTGGTCGGGCGGGGCGAGTGGGGCTGGTCCGCGCTGGTCTATGGCCAGCGCCGGGAGTTCGAGAGCAGCTTCGCCAGCACCGACCGGACCCGCACCACCGCGACCCGCACCGCCCTGCAATATGACGTGCCCGGCCGAGCGGTCGGGTGGAGCGCGGAGCTCCGGCCGCCGGTGGGTAAGGGGACCGAGCTTCGCCTTGGCACTGACGGGCGGCGGATGACCGGGCGCTCCGATGAATTCGGGGCCTATAGCGCAGGGCAGCCGACCCGCGACCGGAGCGCGGGCGGGAAAAGCGCGCATGCCGGGCTGTTCGCCGAGCTGACCTGGCAGGAAGGCCGCTTCACGCTGAGTGGCACCGCGCGGATGGACCGCTGGACCATCTCCGATGGCGTATTGCGGGATCGTTCGCTGGTCACCGGTACCGTCAGCGAGGAGCGCGTGCCCAGCCGCCGGGTCTGGCGGCCGACCGCGCGGGTTGCGGCGGGTGCGTCGGTGTCCGAGCGGGTCGCGCTGCGTACGGCGGCTTATCTCGGCTGGCGGTTGCCGACGCTCAACGAACTCTTTCGCCCGTTTCGCGCCGGGACCGATGCGGTCGCCGCCAACCCCCTGCTGACCCCTGAGCGGCTGCGCGGGGCGGAGGTCGGGGCCGACTGGCGAAGGGGCGGGGCCTCCGTGTCGGTAACTGCCTTTGCCAATCGCCTGCTCGACCCGATTGCCAACGTCACGCTGGGGACCGGTCCGGGCACCTTTCCGGCCGTCGGCTTCGTCGCTGCGGGCGGCAGCTATCGCCAGCGCCGCAACCTCGACCGGATCGACGTGACCGGGCTCGAAGCCGCGGGGTCGTGGACGCGGGGAGAGTGGACGCTTGGCGGCTCGCTGTCGCTGGCGGATGCGCGGGTCAGGGCGACCGGGGCGGCAGCGCCGCTCGATGGGCTGCGCCCGGCGCAAACGTCGTCTTTCGGTGCCGGGGCGAGCGTGAACTGGGAGCGCGGCGGGCGGTCGGCCGGGGTGCAGCTGCGCCATTCGGGGCGTGCCTACGAGGATGACCTCAACCGCCTGTCGCTGCCGGCTGCAACCACCGTCGATGCGGCGGCGGCGTGGTCTCTGTCGCCGCGCGTGGCGATGACGGTGCGGGCCGAAAACCTGTTCGATGCCCGGGTGATCGCCGGGCGGACGGGGGACGGGATCACCGAACGCGCCACCCCGCGCAGCCTGTGGCTCGGGCTCCGCCTGACGCGCTGA
- a CDS encoding VWA domain-containing protein: MGLGGDAELAALLVASHPRLFGGLWIRDEGEADQELAALMAPTPLRKLPPTVDAERLDGGLDVAATLAASRPVRRAGLLEEARGGLLLIPGAERLSGAIAGRIAAAMDDGGPAVLLLDRSDADEISLAPCLLERVAFHLPGSGGAGDDEPPGPAMSEDEARTAIAEAAAMLGVAGARADLFALHAARAHAAMRGGAAIDSAALGFALRTVLAPRATRLPAAEPEPEPEQAPDHPPPPSDGQRKLEDVVLDAVRTALPSQLLASLLAAGDAGRKQAGAGKAGRRQSPLHGRLIGARAGKPGNGARLAILDTLRAAAPWQKLRGRTDRIRIARDDLRIRRHEAKSTALTVFAVDASGSAAAQRLAEAKGAVESLLQQSYVRRAEVALVAIRGDGATLLLPPTRSLTRARRLLAELPGGGGTPLAAGIDAARDLALAAAARGRIPALVVLTDGRANVALDGRQDRVAALADAAAAARRVAGASLRALVIDIGPRARPEASTLAKDMAARYLHLPLGQASAVAAAVTGAAA; the protein is encoded by the coding sequence GTGGGACTAGGCGGGGACGCCGAACTCGCCGCCCTGCTGGTGGCATCGCACCCGCGCCTGTTCGGCGGCCTGTGGATCAGGGATGAGGGCGAGGCGGACCAGGAACTGGCCGCGCTGATGGCGCCCACGCCGCTGCGCAAGCTTCCGCCGACCGTCGATGCCGAGCGTCTCGACGGCGGCCTCGACGTCGCCGCGACGCTGGCCGCCTCCCGCCCGGTGCGGCGCGCGGGCCTGCTGGAGGAAGCGCGCGGCGGGTTGCTGCTCATACCCGGCGCCGAGCGGTTGAGCGGCGCCATCGCCGGGCGGATCGCCGCGGCGATGGATGACGGTGGTCCTGCCGTATTGCTGCTCGACCGCAGCGACGCCGACGAGATCTCCCTCGCGCCCTGCCTGCTGGAGCGTGTCGCCTTCCATCTCCCCGGCAGCGGCGGAGCCGGCGATGACGAGCCGCCCGGCCCAGCCATGTCCGAAGACGAGGCGCGGACCGCCATCGCCGAGGCCGCCGCCATGCTCGGCGTCGCCGGCGCCCGCGCCGACCTGTTCGCGCTGCACGCCGCCCGCGCGCACGCCGCGATGCGGGGAGGCGCCGCCATCGATTCCGCCGCGCTCGGTTTCGCCCTGCGCACCGTGCTGGCTCCCCGCGCCACCCGCCTTCCGGCTGCGGAGCCCGAGCCAGAGCCCGAGCAGGCGCCCGATCACCCGCCCCCGCCCTCCGACGGCCAGCGCAAGCTCGAGGACGTGGTGCTCGACGCCGTCCGCACCGCGCTTCCGAGCCAGCTGCTCGCCTCGCTGCTGGCGGCGGGCGACGCGGGCAGGAAACAGGCCGGTGCAGGCAAGGCCGGTCGCCGCCAGTCTCCGCTGCATGGGCGGCTGATCGGCGCCCGCGCCGGCAAGCCCGGCAACGGCGCGCGGCTGGCGATCCTCGACACGTTGCGCGCAGCCGCCCCTTGGCAAAAGCTGCGCGGTCGTACCGACCGGATCCGGATCGCGCGGGACGACCTGCGCATCCGCCGCCACGAGGCCAAGTCCACCGCGCTGACCGTGTTCGCGGTCGATGCCTCGGGCTCGGCCGCGGCGCAGCGATTGGCCGAGGCCAAGGGTGCGGTCGAAAGCCTGCTCCAGCAAAGCTATGTCCGCCGCGCCGAAGTCGCGCTGGTCGCGATCCGCGGCGATGGCGCGACCCTGTTGCTTCCCCCGACCCGCTCGCTGACCCGCGCCCGCCGCCTGCTGGCCGAGCTTCCGGGCGGCGGCGGCACGCCGCTTGCCGCGGGAATCGATGCCGCGCGCGATCTTGCGCTCGCCGCGGCCGCACGCGGTCGGATCCCGGCGCTGGTGGTATTGACCGACGGCCGGGCCAATGTCGCGCTCGACGGGCGACAGGACCGCGTCGCCGCCCTTGCCGATGCCGCCGCTGCCGCGCGCCGGGTTGCCGGCGCTTCGCTGCGCGCCTTGGTCATCGACATCGGTCCGCGCGCCCGGCCCGAAGCCTCGACCCTCGCGAAGGACATGGCGGCCCGCTACCTCCACTTGCCGCTCGGCCAGGCTTCCGCCGTCGCCGCCGCGGTGACCGGCGCCGCCGCCTGA
- the bchO gene encoding alpha/beta fold hydrolase BchO, which translates to MLDFATQGRDWPLHEHSRFVEVAGLQWHVQLLGQGPPLLLLHGTGASNHSWRDVAPMLADRFQLVIPDLPGHGFTRGALRGGPTLDGMADAIARLLASLGIEKPHVATHSAGAAIACRMAIDGTVAGPITAFCPALLPMGGSAAPLFGSFARMLFLNPLAISLFSSVARTPGQVERFLERATGSRIEPRGIALYQRLFADPDHLRGTIAMMANWRLEPLERALPHLPVPLAIVHGAEDRSIRPSDARRAARLAKAAFELVPGLGHLLHEERPELAAARIIAGGQA; encoded by the coding sequence ATGCTCGACTTCGCGACCCAGGGCCGGGACTGGCCGCTCCACGAGCATAGCCGGTTCGTGGAGGTCGCGGGCCTCCAGTGGCATGTGCAACTGCTCGGTCAGGGGCCGCCCCTGCTGCTGCTCCACGGCACCGGCGCCAGCAACCACAGCTGGCGCGACGTCGCGCCCATGCTCGCCGACCGTTTCCAGCTCGTCATCCCCGACCTTCCCGGCCACGGCTTCACGCGCGGCGCCCTCCGCGGCGGCCCGACACTCGATGGGATGGCCGATGCGATCGCCCGGCTCCTCGCCAGTCTCGGGATCGAGAAGCCGCACGTCGCCACGCACAGCGCCGGCGCCGCGATCGCCTGCCGGATGGCCATCGACGGCACGGTCGCCGGACCGATCACCGCCTTCTGCCCCGCCCTGCTGCCGATGGGCGGAAGCGCCGCGCCGCTGTTCGGCAGCTTCGCACGGATGCTGTTCCTCAACCCGCTCGCCATCTCCCTCTTCTCCTCGGTCGCGCGCACTCCCGGGCAGGTCGAGCGATTCCTCGAGCGGGCGACAGGATCGCGGATCGAACCCAGGGGAATCGCACTCTACCAGCGGCTGTTCGCCGATCCCGATCACCTGCGCGGCACGATCGCGATGATGGCGAACTGGCGGCTCGAGCCGCTTGAACGCGCGCTTCCCCACCTGCCCGTCCCTTTGGCCATCGTGCACGGCGCCGAGGATCGGTCCATTCGCCCGTCCGACGCCCGCCGCGCGGCGCGGCTGGCGAAAGCGGCGTTCGAGCTGGTGCCGGGCCTCGGCCATCTGCTGCACGAGGAACGACCCGAGCTGGCGGCGGCACGGATCATCGCGGGAGGACAGGCATGA
- a CDS encoding autotransporter assembly complex protein TamA: MPTSVRTTLLAGCATLIFAASPAAAQVAAPEPQRPVCPPEGPTVAPPPPSGSNLPQVDPIICQEELARDVPPIGADDPALATPLESVAEFEARLRAQEAAGIDVAPTADPELTQPLPPLSQFDVREVELAQPEAAEAVPELRYAIRVEGLTEVDALTDVSMQSEFDSLSALEDGDGKAANEAMLSARLTEDSKLLQRILQAEGWYDGAVQTRIERATSEDGQPVTAVLQVSPGTRYTLGSIALQADAPTPPDLITRNLALNVGEPIVAQRIQGAEANVAIVLPQEGYPFATIGQRDVLLDPETHLGDYTLPITLGPRARFGGFRTTGDLAFGAGHVKTLSRFKAGELYDSRDVDDLRQALVATGLFTTVAVEPERTGQVNPDGTETVTMLVTQDAGPPRTLAASAGYGTGQGFRVEGSWTHRNLFPPEGALVASAVAGTQELGASAIFRRSNAGKRDRTLQAGIEALRSDYDAFEALTGRIFGRLSYDSTPIWRKTFTWGIGAEILGTIEKDYNFALGRRDDRKFLIGALTGQVGFDKTDSLLDPTKGFRAQILVQPEGALSDGFRPYLRSQLDGSAYYPVGDSIVVAARARAGTTLGIDRFQLAPSRRFYGGGGGSVRGFAYQQLGPKDPELRPLGGLSLVEAAGEVRYRFGDFGVVGFVDVGQVYEDRVPSLRDLRTGVGIGARYYTSFGPLRVDVATPLGRREGESRFNVYISIGQAF; encoded by the coding sequence GTGCCGACCTCTGTCCGAACGACCTTGCTGGCCGGGTGCGCCACTCTGATCTTCGCTGCTTCTCCGGCTGCCGCGCAGGTCGCCGCGCCCGAGCCCCAGCGTCCGGTCTGCCCGCCCGAGGGTCCGACCGTCGCCCCGCCGCCACCTTCCGGAAGCAATCTGCCGCAGGTCGACCCGATCATCTGCCAGGAGGAGCTGGCCCGCGACGTGCCGCCGATCGGCGCCGACGATCCGGCCCTTGCAACGCCGCTCGAAAGCGTGGCCGAGTTCGAAGCGCGCCTGCGGGCGCAGGAGGCCGCCGGCATCGACGTCGCTCCCACCGCCGATCCCGAGCTGACCCAGCCGCTGCCGCCGCTAAGCCAGTTCGACGTGCGCGAAGTGGAGCTGGCCCAGCCGGAAGCGGCAGAAGCCGTGCCCGAGCTGCGGTACGCCATCCGCGTCGAGGGGCTGACCGAGGTCGACGCGCTCACCGATGTCAGCATGCAGAGCGAATTCGACAGCCTGTCGGCGCTCGAGGACGGGGACGGCAAGGCGGCGAACGAGGCGATGCTCTCGGCTCGGCTGACCGAGGACAGCAAGCTCCTCCAGCGGATTCTCCAGGCCGAGGGCTGGTACGACGGCGCGGTGCAGACCCGGATCGAACGGGCGACGAGCGAGGATGGCCAGCCGGTCACCGCCGTGCTGCAGGTGTCGCCGGGAACACGCTACACCCTCGGCAGCATCGCGCTCCAGGCGGACGCTCCGACCCCGCCCGATCTCATCACCAGGAACCTTGCACTGAACGTCGGCGAGCCCATCGTCGCCCAGCGCATCCAGGGGGCGGAAGCGAACGTCGCCATCGTCCTTCCGCAGGAAGGCTATCCGTTCGCGACGATCGGCCAGCGCGACGTGCTGCTCGATCCCGAAACGCATCTTGGCGATTACACCCTGCCGATCACGCTGGGACCGCGGGCGCGGTTCGGCGGGTTCCGCACCACCGGCGACCTTGCCTTCGGGGCCGGCCATGTGAAGACGCTGTCACGGTTCAAGGCGGGCGAATTGTACGACAGCCGCGACGTCGACGACCTGCGCCAGGCGCTGGTCGCGACCGGGCTGTTCACCACCGTCGCGGTCGAGCCCGAGCGCACGGGCCAGGTCAACCCCGACGGCACCGAGACGGTGACCATGCTGGTGACGCAGGACGCCGGCCCGCCGCGGACGTTGGCGGCGAGCGCCGGCTACGGCACCGGCCAGGGCTTCCGGGTCGAAGGCAGCTGGACCCACCGCAACCTGTTCCCGCCCGAAGGCGCGCTGGTCGCTTCTGCCGTCGCAGGGACCCAGGAGCTTGGCGCGAGCGCCATCTTCCGCCGCTCCAACGCGGGCAAGCGCGACCGCACGCTGCAAGCCGGGATCGAGGCGCTGCGGAGCGATTATGACGCGTTCGAGGCGCTGACCGGGCGGATTTTCGGGCGGCTGAGCTACGACAGCACGCCGATCTGGCGAAAGACCTTCACCTGGGGCATCGGCGCCGAAATCCTCGGCACGATCGAAAAGGACTATAATTTCGCGCTCGGCCGGCGGGACGACCGCAAGTTCCTGATCGGCGCGCTGACCGGGCAGGTCGGGTTCGATAAGACCGACAGCCTGCTCGACCCGACCAAGGGGTTCCGCGCGCAGATCCTGGTCCAGCCCGAGGGCGCGCTGAGCGACGGCTTCCGCCCGTACCTGCGCAGCCAGCTCGACGGCAGCGCCTATTACCCGGTCGGCGACAGCATCGTCGTCGCGGCCCGCGCTCGTGCCGGCACCACGCTTGGGATCGATCGCTTCCAGCTTGCGCCGTCGCGCCGGTTCTACGGCGGCGGCGGCGGATCGGTGCGCGGCTTTGCCTACCAGCAGCTTGGTCCCAAGGATCCTGAACTGCGTCCACTCGGCGGGCTGAGCCTGGTCGAGGCGGCGGGCGAGGTGCGCTACCGCTTCGGCGACTTCGGCGTGGTCGGGTTCGTCGACGTGGGCCAGGTCTATGAGGACCGCGTGCCGAGCTTGAGGGATCTGAGGACCGGGGTCGGCATCGGCGCGCGATACTATACCAGCTTCGGACCGCTTCGGGTCGATGTCGCCACCCCGCTCGGTCGGCGCGAGGGCGAAAGCCGCTTCAACGTCTACATCTCGATCGGCCAGGCGTTCTGA